A window of the Falco rusticolus isolate bFalRus1 chromosome 1, bFalRus1.pri, whole genome shotgun sequence genome harbors these coding sequences:
- the LOC119142512 gene encoding myosin regulatory light chain 2A, cardiac muscle isoform-like isoform X2, which produces MDQNRDGFVNKADLRDTFAALGRLNVKNEEIDEMIKEAPGPINFTVFLTMFGEKLKGADPEETILNAFKVFDPEGKGLKSAYIKEMLMTQGERFSQEEVDQMFAAFPPDISGNLDYKNLVHIITHGEED; this is translated from the exons ATGGATCAGAACCGGGATGGCTTCGTCAACAAGGCAGATCTGAGAGACACGTTTGCTGCACTCG GACGCCTGAATGTGAAAAACGAGGAGATCGATGAGATGATCAAGGAGGCACCCGGCCCCATCAACTTCACTGTGTTCCTCACCATGTTtggagagaaactgaaag GTGCTGACCCGGAGGAGACAATCCTGAATGCATTCAAGGTGTTCGATCCAGAGGGGAAAGGCCTGAAATCTGCCTA CATCAAAGAAATGCTGATGACGCAGGGCGAGAGGTTTTCCCAGGAAGAG GTCGATCAGATGTTCGCAGCCTTCCCTCCGGACATTTCTGGCAACCTGGACTATAAAAACCTTGTCCACATCATTACGCACGGTGAAGAGGACTAG
- the LOC119142512 gene encoding myosin regulatory light chain 2A, cardiac muscle isoform-like isoform X1 has protein sequence MALCLLLYMPPPTVEVPAAGSAFLWAPHFPAWPSPSPQRLGEAGGCSWLPPPPPPTAVAMSPAGADPEETILNAFKVFDPEGKGLKSAYIKEMLMTQGERFSQEEVDQMFAAFPPDISGNLDYKNLVHIITHGEED, from the exons ATGGCCCTATGTCTGCTCCTCTACATGCCACCACCCACGGTCGAGGTCCCAGCTGCAGGGTCAGCATTCCTGTGGGCCCCCCACTTCCCAGCCTGGCCCTCACCTTCTCCCCAAaggctgggagaagcaggaggctgcagctggcttccTCCACCGCCACCTCCAACGGCTGTGGCCATGTCACCCGCAGGTGCTGACCCGGAGGAGACAATCCTGAATGCATTCAAGGTGTTCGATCCAGAGGGGAAAGGCCTGAAATCTGCCTA CATCAAAGAAATGCTGATGACGCAGGGCGAGAGGTTTTCCCAGGAAGAG GTCGATCAGATGTTCGCAGCCTTCCCTCCGGACATTTCTGGCAACCTGGACTATAAAAACCTTGTCCACATCATTACGCACGGTGAAGAGGACTAG